The Verrucomicrobiota bacterium genome window below encodes:
- a CDS encoding iron-sulfur cluster assembly accessory protein translates to MAGKTSNANSQPGFRVGDERLIKLTPSAAKKVISLLNKQGRPNGVLRVAVVGGGCSGLQYKMDLQNQPANRDILVETAGVKVVVDPKSALYVTGSELDYLDALQDGGFKVKNPNAATTCSCGESFSA, encoded by the coding sequence ATGGCCGGAAAGACCAGCAACGCCAATTCGCAGCCGGGTTTTCGCGTCGGAGATGAGCGTCTCATCAAGCTGACACCCAGCGCCGCGAAGAAGGTGATTTCGCTTCTGAACAAACAAGGCCGTCCCAACGGCGTGCTGCGCGTCGCCGTGGTCGGGGGCGGTTGTTCGGGCCTGCAATACAAGATGGATCTGCAAAACCAACCGGCCAACCGCGATATCCTGGTGGAGACGGCGGGGGTGAAGGTTGTAGTGGACCCCAAGAGCGCGCTCTACGTCACGGGATCGGAATTGGATTACCTGGACGCTCTTCAAGACGGCGGGTTCAAGGTCAAGAATCCCAATGCCGCCACGACTTGCTCCTGCGGCGAGAGTTTCAGCGCATAG
- a CDS encoding cardiolipin synthase B, producing MTSKNSASAPAPFRWLETGNEAFEEMLRAISLARISVRLEMYIFSASPIAERFREALQRAAERGAEVKVLIDAFGSMTLPDEYWEPVRRAGAEVRWFNPLSLECDAIRDHRKLLVCDGAVAFVGGFNIAAEYQGDGVEQGWRDCGVEIHGEMARELGASFDAMFAMAEFSHKRLARFRRASVRQVISTPEGQILLTGPGRGRNLLKRALLSDLRRALSVRIISAYFVPTRPICRALTRAARRGCRVQIILAGQSDVPFVQASSRRFYQAYLKSGIEIYEYEPQILHAKLVLVDGIVYVGSANLDRRSLYINYELVLRLPDPDLARQAGAMFERDLSFCRKIDARTWGKSRTFWNKLKERWAYFLVARVDPFLARRQWRHLQ from the coding sequence GTGACATCGAAAAACTCGGCATCGGCCCCCGCACCCTTTCGCTGGCTGGAAACAGGCAACGAAGCGTTCGAGGAGATGCTCCGGGCGATCTCGCTGGCGCGGATTTCGGTCCGGCTCGAAATGTACATCTTCAGCGCGAGCCCGATCGCCGAGCGGTTCCGCGAAGCGTTGCAGCGCGCGGCCGAACGCGGCGCCGAGGTCAAAGTCTTGATTGACGCCTTTGGGTCGATGACGTTGCCGGACGAGTACTGGGAGCCGGTGCGCCGCGCCGGAGCAGAGGTCCGCTGGTTCAATCCGCTCAGCCTGGAGTGCGACGCGATTCGGGACCATCGCAAGCTGCTGGTCTGCGACGGCGCCGTGGCTTTTGTCGGGGGCTTCAACATCGCGGCCGAATACCAGGGCGACGGGGTCGAGCAAGGTTGGCGCGACTGCGGCGTGGAGATTCACGGAGAAATGGCGCGGGAACTGGGGGCGTCGTTCGATGCGATGTTCGCGATGGCCGAGTTCAGCCATAAAAGGCTGGCCAGATTCCGGCGAGCCTCGGTTCGCCAGGTGATTTCAACGCCTGAAGGCCAGATTCTGCTGACCGGGCCCGGTCGAGGACGAAACCTGCTCAAGCGCGCGCTCCTGAGCGATCTGCGCCGGGCCTTAAGTGTGCGAATCATCTCGGCTTACTTTGTGCCGACGCGCCCCATCTGCAGGGCGTTGACGCGCGCGGCCCGGCGCGGCTGCCGGGTGCAGATCATTCTGGCCGGCCAATCGGACGTTCCCTTCGTGCAAGCATCCAGCCGGCGTTTTTACCAGGCTTATCTCAAATCCGGGATCGAGATTTACGAGTATGAACCGCAGATCCTGCACGCGAAGTTGGTGTTGGTGGATGGGATCGTTTATGTCGGCTCAGCCAATCTTGACCGGCGCAGCCTTTACATCAACTACGAGTTGGTGTTGCGCCTGCCCGATCCGGACCTGGCCCGGCAGGCGGGCGCCATGTTCGAGCGTGATTTGTCGTTCTGCCGGAAAATCGACGCCCGAACCTGGGGAAAGTCGCGGACATTCTGGAACAAACTCAAAGAGCGTTGGGCTTACTTTCTGGTCGCGCGCGTCGATCCGTTCCTCGCCCGCCGGCAATGGCGACATTTGCAATGA